DNA sequence from the Pedobacter sp. W3I1 genome:
CCATTACCTTCATTGAAAGGCTTTGTGTTTTTCCTGCAATGGTCAGGATTCCTGTTGTCTCAATCGAATACCTTTTTGCCTGTATCATGGTAACTGTTGCAAAGGTGAGTTGATAGCTTATTTTAGGAAATTTAGTTGCGCTAAGCGTCTTGTAGGTACGGTCGTCCATGGAAGATTTCCCGCTTTTAAGGCTCCTTGCTGCCAGGGTAAATCTTAGGGCTGTTACATCCGTCATTTCACCCCAGGCATTGAAATTAAATGTACCTGTGCTTTCGAACTGTTTGGATGTCATCGACCAATCGTGAACATTCGAAGTGCCCGTTACCTTGACTGAACCGCTCCCCATTTTAGAAAACTGATATGCTGTTTGCGCAACTGTTACCAGCGGAGACAGCATAAATAATAGGATGATAGGTCTGATTTTTTTCTGGAATATGTTAAATGTTTTCATAGCAGGGTTATTGGATTAAACTGTTGGTCAAACCTACCCCTGTTCTGCGTCAGATCTTATGATGATGGCCAGATGAAAAATTGATCGTCATCACTT
Encoded proteins:
- a CDS encoding YceI family protein, coding for MKTFNIFQKKIRPIILLFMLSPLVTVAQTAYQFSKMGSGSVKVTGTSNVHDWSMTSKQFESTGTFNFNAWGEMTDVTALRFTLAARSLKSGKSSMDDRTYKTLSATKFPKISYQLTFATVTMIQAKRYSIETTGILTIAGKTQSLSMKVMALVNADGSISCHGSENLMLTDYGIEPPSFMLGAMKVGNNLNVQFEFDYVKTSVAK